From Flavobacterium arcticum, the proteins below share one genomic window:
- a CDS encoding NAD(P)/FAD-dependent oxidoreductase — protein sequence MKVVIIGGGFAGINLAENLAENKNFTITLVDKNNYNFFPPLIYQVATAYLEPSSISYPFRKLFRGKKNIQFRFGELLSVKPETNTVVLHNGELEYDKLVFATGAETNYFGMENVMKNAIPMKTLNDAIEMRNRLLQRMEKAAICKNSRERRKYLNIVVAGGGPTGVEVSGMFAEMRNGVLRKEYPELATSASNIYLVDGGDALLGPMSKKSQEATYHALEKMGVVIKLNTRVTDFTDDTVYLSNGETISSKNLIWAAGVSAKTFEGVPLESYGRGRRMITDEFNKVANTHNIYAIGDTSIQTTDENFPNGHPQVAQVAIQQGIQLAKNFKRTLKNEALQPFKYNDKGSMAIIGKNKAVVDIPKPEIHFNGFIAWLAWLFIHLMSLISYRNRLATFWNWMTAYFAQDQSLRMIIRPDKRKNEDKKD from the coding sequence ATGAAAGTAGTAATAATAGGAGGAGGGTTTGCTGGTATAAATTTAGCAGAAAACCTAGCAGAAAATAAAAATTTTACAATAACACTGGTAGATAAAAATAATTATAATTTTTTTCCGCCGTTAATATATCAAGTAGCTACAGCCTACCTAGAACCCTCTAGTATTAGTTATCCTTTCAGGAAATTATTTCGCGGTAAAAAAAACATACAGTTTCGTTTTGGCGAGTTACTTTCGGTAAAACCCGAAACCAATACAGTAGTATTGCATAATGGCGAATTGGAATATGATAAACTGGTTTTCGCAACAGGAGCTGAGACTAATTATTTTGGGATGGAGAATGTCATGAAAAATGCCATACCCATGAAAACCCTTAATGACGCTATAGAAATGCGAAATAGGCTCTTGCAACGCATGGAAAAGGCAGCTATTTGTAAAAACAGTAGAGAGCGAAGAAAATACCTTAATATAGTAGTAGCAGGAGGAGGACCTACAGGAGTTGAGGTATCAGGTATGTTTGCCGAAATGCGAAACGGAGTGTTACGTAAAGAATATCCTGAGCTTGCTACGAGTGCTAGTAATATATATCTTGTAGATGGTGGCGATGCTCTTTTAGGACCTATGAGTAAAAAATCGCAAGAGGCGACTTATCATGCTTTAGAGAAAATGGGAGTTGTTATAAAACTAAACACCCGTGTTACTGATTTTACTGATGATACAGTTTACCTATCTAATGGCGAAACTATCAGCTCTAAAAACCTGATATGGGCAGCGGGAGTATCGGCAAAAACATTTGAAGGTGTCCCTCTAGAAAGTTACGGACGCGGTAGACGAATGATTACAGATGAATTTAATAAAGTGGCTAATACTCACAATATATATGCTATTGGAGATACTAGTATACAAACTACTGATGAAAACTTCCCTAATGGTCACCCACAGGTAGCACAGGTGGCAATACAACAAGGCATTCAGCTTGCGAAGAACTTTAAGCGAACGTTAAAAAACGAAGCATTGCAACCGTTTAAATATAATGATAAAGGCTCTATGGCTATTATTGGTAAAAATAAAGCAGTAGTAGATATCCCTAAGCCAGAAATACACTTTAATGGCTTTATAGCATGGTTGGCATGGTTATTTATTCACCTAATGTCATTAATTAGTTACCGTAACAGACTTGCTACTTTTTGGAATTGGATGACAGCTTATTTTGCTCAAGACCAATCGTTAAGAATGATAATTCGACCAGATAAAAGAAAAAATGAGGATAAAAAAGACTAA
- a CDS encoding DUF6155 family protein — MSKRDLKKYLASLPKEELEEQLMALYEKFGEVKTYYNFIFNPKEDKLEQEAKLKILHEYFPVRSKRPKLRRSVAQKYIKHFLSLGVDAYIVADLMLYNIETAQKYTAKREVSNSTFYKSIYNSYKQAVDYVVTNGMATEFKPRILAIHDKAFAQRWENSKEFERIYDNFE, encoded by the coding sequence ATGAGTAAACGCGATCTTAAAAAATATCTTGCCTCACTACCTAAAGAAGAACTTGAAGAACAGTTGATGGCACTGTATGAAAAGTTTGGAGAGGTAAAGACCTACTATAATTTTATTTTTAACCCTAAAGAAGATAAATTAGAGCAGGAGGCGAAGCTAAAAATATTACATGAATATTTTCCCGTAAGAAGCAAGCGACCTAAACTACGCCGCTCTGTAGCGCAAAAATATATTAAACACTTTCTTTCGTTAGGAGTAGATGCTTATATTGTTGCTGACTTAATGTTGTATAATATTGAAACTGCTCAAAAATATACAGCAAAGCGCGAAGTAAGTAATAGTACGTTTTATAAAAGTATATATAATTCTTACAAACAAGCTGTAGATTATGTGGTAACAAACGGAATGGCTACGGAGTTTAAACCGCGTATTTTGGCAATACATGATAAGGCTTTTGCGCAACGATGGGAAAATAGTAAAGAGTTTGAAAGGATATATGATAATTTTGAATAA
- a CDS encoding DUF3817 domain-containing protein — MTRFFKIVATLEGISLLVLLFVAMPLKYIWDMPETVRIVGMAHGLLFIGYILLAIMLKIEDNWAWKKFLIICVASIIPFGTFYIEAKYFKTKA, encoded by the coding sequence ATGACACGTTTTTTTAAAATAGTTGCTACCCTAGAAGGTATATCATTATTAGTACTACTTTTTGTAGCCATGCCTTTAAAGTATATATGGGATATGCCCGAAACTGTACGAATAGTAGGAATGGCACATGGTTTACTTTTTATAGGCTATATTTTACTTGCCATAATGCTAAAAATAGAAGACAATTGGGCTTGGAAAAAATTCCTTATTATTTGCGTAGCATCAATAATACCGTTTGGTACATTTTACATTGAAGCAAAGTACTTTAAAACTAAAGCATAA
- a CDS encoding mechanosensitive ion channel family protein, whose protein sequence is MELLDWSYNIFKDLDFSDTAALYSNLVVNLVCVAAIAYILDFLSKKILIVAFESFAKKTKTSFDDFLIANKTSKYIAHLIPLLFIYYIIPLVLKDFLNGEILFEKGVSIFMIFLVLWIVRSVLNSLKDYLKIQPNYSDKPIDSYIQVVMIVLWIFASIAIIMTLFSINFIGIVGTFGAVSAVVILIFKDTILGFVASIQVSVNDLVRIGDWITMEKYGADGDVIEINLATVKVRNFDNTTTTVPTYSLISDSFKNWRGMVNSGGRRIKRHILIKANSVRFVNNDEIENFKKIQLLSSYIDHRQSDIEKYNTNNDIDKTIQVNGRNLTNLGLFRKYISEYVDNHPAINKDLTMMCRHLQPTEKGIPIEIYAFSSDKRWENYEYIMADIFDHVIASVKYFDLEIFELPSQNNAPFIES, encoded by the coding sequence ATGGAATTATTAGACTGGTCGTATAACATTTTTAAAGATCTTGATTTTAGCGATACCGCAGCACTTTATAGTAATTTAGTAGTCAATTTAGTATGTGTAGCCGCTATAGCTTATATACTCGATTTTTTGTCTAAAAAAATACTTATAGTAGCTTTTGAATCGTTTGCTAAAAAAACTAAGACATCTTTTGATGATTTTTTGATAGCCAACAAAACATCAAAGTATATAGCTCATCTTATTCCGCTATTATTTATCTATTATATTATTCCATTAGTACTTAAAGATTTTTTAAACGGTGAAATTCTATTTGAAAAAGGGGTTAGTATATTCATGATTTTTCTTGTACTCTGGATTGTAAGGAGTGTTCTAAATTCATTAAAAGATTATCTAAAAATACAACCCAATTATAGCGATAAACCTATAGATAGCTACATACAAGTAGTAATGATAGTATTGTGGATATTTGCCTCAATAGCTATTATAATGACATTATTTAGCATCAATTTTATAGGTATTGTAGGTACATTTGGTGCAGTATCAGCCGTTGTTATATTAATTTTTAAAGATACTATACTGGGGTTTGTAGCTAGTATACAAGTAAGTGTTAACGACTTAGTACGCATTGGCGACTGGATAACGATGGAAAAATATGGCGCTGATGGTGACGTTATAGAAATTAACCTTGCTACGGTTAAAGTACGTAATTTTGACAATACCACTACTACAGTGCCTACATATAGCCTGATATCTGACTCGTTTAAAAACTGGCGCGGAATGGTAAATTCTGGTGGTAGACGTATAAAAAGACATATACTTATAAAAGCCAATAGCGTGCGTTTTGTAAATAATGATGAAATAGAAAATTTTAAAAAAATACAATTACTTTCATCATATATTGATCACAGGCAATCGGATATTGAGAAATATAATACCAATAACGATATAGACAAAACAATACAGGTAAACGGTAGAAATCTTACTAATTTAGGATTGTTCAGGAAGTACATAAGCGAGTATGTAGATAACCATCCTGCTATAAATAAAGACCTTACCATGATGTGCCGACACCTGCAACCTACAGAGAAAGGTATCCCAATAGAAATATATGCTTTCTCATCTGATAAACGTTGGGAAAACTACGAATACATTATGGCAGATATATTTGACCATGTTATCGCATCGGTAAAATACTTTGACCTTGAAATTTTCGAATTACCTTCGCAAAACAATGCTCCTTTTATAGAAAGTTAA
- a CDS encoding acyl-CoA thioesterase, translated as MRFHTRKWVKPEDLNPNGTLFGGKLLAWIDEEAALYSIVQLENQRVVTKHMSEINFMSSAKQGDIVEIGMEVVRFGKTSIVLKSEVRNKMTRETIIKVDTITMVNLDSSGKSLPHGKTQIEYVKDRIKKD; from the coding sequence ATGAGATTTCACACCAGAAAATGGGTAAAACCCGAAGACTTGAACCCGAACGGAACGTTATTTGGCGGTAAGCTACTTGCTTGGATAGACGAGGAAGCCGCGTTATACTCTATAGTACAACTCGAAAACCAACGAGTGGTAACCAAACATATGTCGGAAATTAACTTTATGAGCTCTGCAAAACAAGGCGATATTGTAGAGATAGGAATGGAGGTAGTACGGTTTGGTAAAACCTCTATAGTCTTAAAATCGGAAGTGCGTAACAAAATGACGCGCGAAACTATAATAAAAGTAGACACTATTACTATGGTAAACCTTGACAGCTCTGGGAAATCATTACCACACGGAAAGACACAAATAGAGTATGTTAAAGACCGTATAAAAAAGGATTAA
- a CDS encoding alpha-ketoacid dehydrogenase subunit alpha/beta, whose product MNFDRKQLTNEQLLDLYKKLIKPRLIEEKMLILIRQGKVSKWFSGIGQEAISVGLTAVLDKDEYILPMHRNLGVFTGRNIPLYRLFSQWQGKADGFTKGRDRSFHFGTQEYNIIGMISHLGPQLGVADGIALANKLKKNGKITAVFTGEGATSEGDFHEALNVASVWELPVLFVVENNGYGLSTPTNEQYRCENIADKGVGYGMESHIIDGNNILEVYNKLSDLVASMRENPRPVLLEFKTFRMRGHEEASGTKYVPQELMDMWAVKDPVTNFKEYLTAEGVLTEEYDKELRASIKKEIDTDYKKASAAPAIEADLNEELNDVYKPYTFEEVNPKGDEDNVRMIDALSQGLKQSMERHDNLVIMGQDIAEYGGAFKMTDGFVAAYGKERVRNTPICESAIVSAGMGLSINGYKAVIEMQFGDFVSTGFNPIVNYLAKVHYRWQENADVVVRMPCGAGVQAGPFHSQTNEAWFTKTPGLKVVYPAFPYDAKGLMATAINDPNPVMFFEHKALYRSMYQDVPKDYYTLPFGKAALLREGDDVTVISFGAGVHWALEALDKNPTIKADVLDLRTLQPLDTEAIFTSVRKTGKVIILQEDSLFGGVASDISAMIMEECFEQLDAPVKRVGSLESAIPFTKALEDQYLPKQRFETTLQELIAY is encoded by the coding sequence ATGAATTTCGACAGAAAACAACTAACCAACGAACAATTACTCGATTTATATAAGAAATTAATAAAACCCAGACTTATAGAAGAGAAGATGCTCATTCTTATCCGCCAGGGTAAAGTTTCCAAATGGTTTAGCGGTATCGGGCAAGAGGCTATCTCAGTAGGGCTTACCGCAGTACTCGATAAAGACGAATATATACTACCCATGCACCGTAATTTAGGGGTGTTTACAGGGCGTAATATTCCGTTATATCGCCTATTCTCACAATGGCAAGGTAAAGCCGATGGTTTTACTAAAGGACGCGACCGTTCGTTCCACTTTGGTACACAAGAGTATAATATTATTGGTATGATATCGCACCTTGGTCCTCAGCTAGGTGTAGCCGATGGTATTGCACTTGCCAATAAGTTAAAGAAAAACGGTAAAATAACCGCTGTATTTACAGGCGAAGGAGCAACGAGCGAGGGCGACTTCCATGAGGCACTAAATGTAGCTTCGGTTTGGGAGCTTCCTGTATTGTTTGTTGTTGAGAATAACGGCTACGGACTTAGTACACCTACTAACGAGCAATACCGTTGCGAAAACATAGCCGATAAGGGCGTTGGTTATGGTATGGAAAGCCATATTATAGATGGTAATAACATATTAGAAGTATATAATAAGCTTAGCGATTTAGTAGCTTCTATGCGCGAAAATCCAAGACCTGTGCTACTGGAGTTTAAAACGTTCCGTATGCGTGGGCATGAAGAGGCGAGTGGTACAAAATACGTTCCGCAAGAACTTATGGATATGTGGGCAGTAAAAGACCCCGTAACTAACTTTAAGGAGTATCTAACAGCCGAAGGAGTACTTACTGAGGAGTATGATAAAGAATTAAGAGCATCAATTAAAAAAGAAATTGATACTGATTATAAAAAAGCATCGGCAGCACCTGCTATAGAAGCTGATTTAAATGAAGAGCTAAACGATGTATATAAGCCTTATACATTTGAAGAAGTTAATCCTAAAGGGGATGAGGATAATGTAAGGATGATTGATGCATTATCGCAAGGACTAAAACAGTCTATGGAACGCCATGACAACCTTGTAATAATGGGACAAGACATTGCTGAATATGGTGGGGCATTTAAAATGACCGACGGTTTTGTAGCGGCATATGGTAAAGAGCGTGTGCGCAATACGCCAATATGCGAGTCGGCTATTGTATCAGCAGGGATGGGCTTGTCGATAAACGGTTATAAAGCAGTTATCGAAATGCAGTTTGGCGATTTTGTTTCGACAGGATTTAACCCGATAGTTAACTACTTGGCTAAAGTGCATTACCGCTGGCAAGAAAACGCCGATGTAGTAGTGCGTATGCCTTGCGGAGCAGGAGTACAGGCAGGACCTTTCCACTCGCAAACTAATGAGGCATGGTTTACTAAAACCCCAGGTCTTAAAGTAGTTTACCCTGCTTTTCCTTATGATGCTAAAGGGCTTATGGCAACTGCTATAAACGACCCAAACCCAGTGATGTTCTTTGAGCATAAAGCATTGTACCGTAGTATGTACCAAGACGTTCCTAAGGATTATTATACATTACCATTTGGTAAAGCTGCTTTGTTAAGAGAAGGAGATGATGTGACCGTTATATCATTTGGGGCAGGAGTACACTGGGCATTAGAAGCACTAGATAAAAACCCTACTATTAAAGCTGATGTTCTTGACCTGAGAACCTTACAACCATTAGATACCGAAGCAATATTTACATCGGTTAGAAAAACAGGTAAAGTTATTATTTTGCAAGAAGATAGTTTATTTGGTGGTGTGGCGAGCGATATTTCGGCTATGATTATGGAAGAATGTTTTGAGCAGTTAGATGCACCTGTAAAACGTGTAGGTAGCCTTGAGAGTGCCATACCGTTTACTAAAGCATTAGAAGACCAGTATTTGCCAAAGCAACGATTTGAAACTACTTTACAAGAACTTATAGCATATTAA
- a CDS encoding BspA family leucine-rich repeat surface protein, with product MKKNYLLLIFCFITYFTNAQAPFITTWQVSGSDLTIQLQIFEVDELPDNFTIDFGDGTVLTNQSGTVTHTFNNEGIYTVSMSGEFSCIMLGYNGDYNHELLTVDQWGDTQWTSMQGTFYNCVNLNITATDTPDLTQVENMSSMFLGASSLNQSLNDWDVASVVNMNSMFYGASSFNQPLDNWNVSNVIDMSHMFAGATSFNQSLNDWNVSNLIYTTYMFQGATSFNGFLNNWDVSSVTHMPYMFQGASSFNKPLDNWDVSNVLDMRHMFFKASSFNQSLNSWDVSNVTNLRQMFLEASSFNQPLNNWDVSNVIDMGSMFYKASSFNQPLNSWDVSNVVNMEGTFTDANEFDQDISNWTFNNNVNFAVSSANGHFIDGSSLSINNYDTLLNRFKELGLENKNIGAEGLQYCDEETRDYLINELGWVIEGDSLAEDCTATTELFSTDQLSIYPNPVNNILHIDTKSGVQLEAVTIYNLQGSQLIQQSQDFENINTESLSSGIYILSIQTNIGSAEYKLIKN from the coding sequence ATGAAAAAGAATTACCTATTACTTATTTTTTGCTTTATAACCTATTTTACTAATGCACAAGCACCGTTTATTACTACTTGGCAGGTATCAGGCAGTGATTTAACGATTCAACTTCAAATATTTGAAGTTGATGAGTTACCTGATAATTTTACAATTGATTTTGGTGATGGCACAGTATTGACGAATCAATCAGGTACAGTTACACATACTTTTAATAATGAAGGAATTTATACTGTTAGTATGTCAGGAGAATTTAGTTGCATAATGTTAGGATATAACGGAGATTATAACCATGAATTATTGACAGTTGATCAATGGGGAGATACGCAATGGACAAGTATGCAAGGCACATTTTATAATTGTGTTAATTTAAATATAACAGCGACAGATACTCCAGATTTAACTCAAGTTGAAAACATGAGTAGTATGTTTTTGGGAGCTAGTTCCCTGAATCAGTCTTTGAATGATTGGGATGTTGCAAGCGTGGTTAATATGAACTCTATGTTCTACGGAGCATCCTCCTTTAATCAACCTTTGGATAATTGGAATGTTTCAAATGTAATAGATATGAGCCATATGTTTGCCGGTGCAACTTCTTTTAATCAATCTTTAAATGATTGGAATGTTTCAAATTTAATCTATACAACATATATGTTTCAAGGTGCTACTTCCTTTAATGGCTTTTTAAATAATTGGGATGTTTCTAGTGTAACCCATATGCCATATATGTTTCAGGGAGCAAGCTCTTTTAATAAGCCTTTGGACAACTGGGATGTTTCAAATGTGCTTGATATGAGGCATATGTTTTTTAAAGCAAGTTCTTTCAACCAATCCTTAAATAGTTGGGATGTTTCTAATGTAACAAATTTGAGACAAATGTTTCTTGAAGCAAGCTCTTTTAATCAGCCTTTGAACAACTGGGATGTTTCTAATGTAATCGATATGGGATCGATGTTTTATAAAGCAAGTTCTTTCAATCAACCTTTAAATAGTTGGGATGTTTCTAACGTAGTCAATATGGAAGGTACATTTACGGATGCTAATGAATTTGATCAGGATATTTCTAATTGGACTTTTAATAATAATGTGAACTTTGCTGTTTCCAGCGCAAATGGTCACTTTATCGATGGCAGTAGTTTAAGTATTAACAACTACGATACGCTATTAAATAGGTTTAAAGAATTAGGTTTAGAAAATAAAAATATTGGTGCAGAAGGATTGCAATATTGTGATGAAGAAACGAGGGATTATTTAATCAATGAATTAGGATGGGTTATTGAAGGAGATAGTTTAGCGGAAGATTGTACAGCTACTACTGAATTATTTTCTACAGATCAACTATCTATATACCCTAACCCTGTAAATAATATACTGCATATAGATACAAAATCAGGAGTTCAGCTTGAAGCAGTAACTATATATAACTTGCAGGGAAGCCAATTAATACAACAGAGTCAAGACTTTGAAAATATCAATACCGAGAGTTTAAGCTCGGGTATATATATACTAAGTATACAAACCAATATAGGTTCAGCCGAATATAAGCTGATTAAGAATTAG
- a CDS encoding isopenicillin N synthase family dioxygenase translates to MQNIPSVDLRDFLSGNPERKQKFVNEIGKAYEDIGFVALKGHFLDDQLVDDLYTEVRNFFNLPVDVKEQYEIPGIGGQRGYVSFGKEHAKGRKEGDLKEFWHFGQYLPEGSKYAKEYPENVEVKELPKFNDVGKEAYQMLEKTGIYVLRALSLYLGLDEFYFDNYIAEGNSILRPIHYPPITEEPKNAVRAAAHGDINLITLLMGAQGRGLQVQNHEGDWIDAIAQPDELVINVGDMLSRHTNNKLKSTIHQVVNPPKELWGTSRYSIPFFMHPVSEMKLDCLENCIDENNPKKYNDITAGDFLYERLVDLGLIKK, encoded by the coding sequence ATGCAAAATATACCAAGTGTAGATCTGCGTGATTTCCTTTCGGGTAACCCGGAACGCAAACAAAAATTTGTAAATGAAATCGGTAAAGCCTATGAAGATATAGGGTTTGTGGCATTAAAAGGACATTTTCTTGATGACCAATTGGTAGATGACCTTTATACAGAGGTAAGAAACTTTTTCAATCTGCCTGTAGATGTTAAAGAGCAATATGAAATTCCAGGTATTGGCGGGCAGCGTGGTTATGTATCTTTTGGTAAAGAACACGCCAAAGGGCGTAAAGAAGGCGACCTGAAAGAGTTTTGGCATTTTGGGCAATACCTTCCTGAAGGCTCTAAATATGCCAAAGAGTACCCTGAAAATGTAGAAGTAAAAGAGCTTCCTAAATTTAATGACGTAGGTAAAGAAGCCTATCAAATGCTCGAAAAAACAGGTATTTATGTATTGCGTGCTTTGTCTCTTTACTTAGGTCTTGACGAGTTTTATTTTGACAATTATATAGCCGAAGGTAATAGTATACTTCGCCCTATACACTACCCTCCTATTACCGAAGAGCCTAAAAACGCAGTGCGTGCTGCTGCTCATGGTGATATTAACCTTATTACGTTATTAATGGGGGCACAAGGGCGTGGGCTACAAGTGCAAAACCACGAAGGCGATTGGATTGATGCTATAGCACAACCCGACGAATTAGTTATTAATGTAGGTGATATGCTTAGCCGACACACTAATAATAAACTAAAAAGCACCATCCATCAAGTAGTAAACCCTCCTAAGGAATTATGGGGTACTTCGCGCTACTCAATACCTTTCTTTATGCATCCTGTAAGCGAAATGAAACTGGATTGTTTAGAGAATTGTATTGATGAAAACAATCCTAAAAAGTATAACGATATAACAGCAGGCGATTTCCTATACGAACGCTTAGTAGATT